TACAGCCctaaaaaatgtgtaatattctGATGCACAGCCGACTGTTCTTAATAGTTCACTAACGCAAAAACATGCATAACGATTCAGTCTATAGAATATGTGCTCTGTCCTTAGTAATTGCATTACCGCTGCATTAACCTGTTTAATAGTTAAAATGTCTGTTTACCAATAGTCAATGCAAATAAGAATTCAAAAAGAGAGTAAGTTAATTAACATCGACAAGATCATTAAGTGCCTTAATACTGCAGTGTCAGTTTAGTGTTTTTAGTACTCATTGGCCCAACTCCAAATGGCACATTTGATGTGTACTTGTGCTCTTGTGATGGCTGCTGCATGCCTGTGAATTCCATGAGACCACAAAATATCCCATTTGTAAGGCCGCAAGGGCTTATGGTggcatttgggacagggccaaagGTATCACTGCAAGAATTACGTAATGTGCTCAATGGAACTTGATGCAGCTAGGTATTTGcctttcattaaaacaacttaGATGGACAGTTTTCAGCTACAGTCTAGTAAGTATAGCTGATGCCCTAAACAAATGACATACTGGATAATGTAAGCTTGCACATCATTAAaactagggctgaaacgattcctcgagttactcgagttactcgattacaaaaattcCTCGAGGCAAAAACTCTGCCTCGAGGCCTCGTTAAATTCTTATGACGCGCACTATACGCGCGGCGCAGGGATTTGATTGTGTCACATGGACCTTTTGAATTTAGTTGGCGCGAGAATAGATCTATAAATAAACGGCAGAAATTGTCTAAAGTGTGGGATCATTACACACTTAATAAAGAAGAGAACAAGGTGCAGTGTCTCTACTGCaaaatagagctggcataccacaacagcACATCTTCCATGATTCAGCATCTGAACAGAAGACATCCACTCTATGCTGTTTCACCAAGCATCGCTGAAACAAGGTAAATTAACGTAGTCTAAGCCTATTGATGTTCGCTGATTTTAATCCCATACTGCATTTGTAGCGATGTCGTGATGCGGTTTGACTAGATATGATGTTTAACTTTGATTACGTTTTAAAGTAGTAAACGTAACTATCACGTTCAATTGCAAGAGAGTATAGCCTAAAAAAAGaaccccttcacacacacacacacacacacacacacacacacacacacacacacacacacacacacacacgtacattttgatgtttgttttgagattacagtttattatttataattgttttatttacataattttttttatacattttatacattgtgTACCTGTTtggcttgatattttatattcaatttttGTTCTCAGgttaactaaactaaatttgCAGAAGGTGCAatcctttttttgtaatgttgtgtattaagaagacaaaaaactaagtttatattcatattagtTTTACAATACATGTTATACATGTTACAGTAAGTTCACTTAACTGTACATTGTTCTATAATTGTTGGCAATGCCAACTTGGCACTTCACTTTTGGAgccaaacttttggacttggaaatAAATACCTctgttgagaaataaaagccaaatgcttgttcattttacagccacatcatttttgttatgcattatttgttttggttgttcaaaaacacacacaaatcgttttatccgattactcgattaatcgatcgaTTAAGTGCTAGATTAATCGATTACAAAAAGAATCGATAGCTGCAGCCCTAATTAAAACACATCACTCCTCCATATTTTATCATAGACAATACATGTTGCATACACCTACTTCCTTTGTATAATTTTTGGCACTAGAGCAACAGTTCAATTTCCCTTTCCTAGCATGGAACAGTTTTACTGAAGGAAGGAAGCCTTACCTATTTGATCCTCCGGGATAAGGGACTCAATTGGCGGGTTAAGCTCTGAGCTCTGCAGCAGGTAGGACTTCATCTGAGTCATGAACTGCCTGAGAGTCTGCAGCAGTTCCAAGCCTGATGTGTGGCAGCCGCGGTTCTCCTGCAAGAAGCTCACGTAGTCCTGCACAAGGCAGCCAAAGTAAGTCCCTTTATCCCTGGATTGCTCCACAATCTTCCGAATGGCTCTCTTCTCGGGCGTCATCAAAGAATTGAGAACGCTGCTCATCTTGCGCAATTGTCCTCTCAGTGCACGCGGCAGCACGAACGTACCAGCACCATTTGACTTCTTTGACTTGAAGGGTGGTGGCACCTCCTGGTCGCTTTCCAAGTTGATgccatcatcctcttcctcatcttcctcctccagGCTGCTGTCACCAGTGGGCCGCTCGGTTCTGGAGGGACTGGCCTCCATGGGCAGCGAGAAGCCGTGGGTGAAGTCGAGAGAGTCTGAGGATGAGGTGGAGATGCTGATATCGCTCAGACGCTCTCGTCCGGTGAGGCAGTGTTCATCTGCAGGGCTGCCAATCTCCAGGGCGGGGGAGTTGCGTGAGGACACCTTGGCCAAGCTCCAAGACACAGCTTCCTCAATGGTCTGGTCATCCAGAGCCATGTGGCAGCGGAGACCGTCTGCATCAAGCAGACCGGAGGAATTCTTATTGCGGGATGAGGGCACCAGGAAAGATTTACTGAGCTTTTTGGGTGGGGAGGATGAGGGTGACAAGGAACTGAAGGATGATCCCAACCTCCCCAGCAGGCTGCCTTTTTCCTGAGGCGTTTTGATCCAACAGACCGTCTCAGGCATGGTCTTCTGTTTACGAAGAACTGCAGATCTGCTGGAGGCAAAGCGGGGAGGTGGGGGCCGAGGTGGTGGGGATCTCTCGCTCTTGGATCTACTCCCACTTGTGTGTGATTTGTTTTGCGTGCTTTTTGCACAGCAAAAGACGCTGTCTTCCCTGTTCTGGTGATCTGTGTTGCCCGGGGGTGATTCTTGCTTTGTAGGTGAAGGGTTAGTTTGGTGCGTCTGCAGGAAGAGGGGATTGATGAAGCACAGCGCTCCGTTGGATTGACTGCATTCAAGTTCAGAAGGGGTCCGTGTGAATGGGATGGCCGGAACTCTTGGGGATGACCACTGTTTGAGTCTCTGTTGTGAAATTTCACACACAATCTCCCCAGACACAGAAGACTTCCTCTTATTGTACACTTCGGAGTCCCAGAAACCTGCATGAAAAGAACAACACAATGAGGCTCCattaaaagaaaagtaaaaaaaaaaaaaacattaaatttggATTTAAAAATTCCTGTTCAATTTCTGCTCAACTTGAGTGGCATTTAACAACATAACAGCTGAATCATACTTTTCACACAATCACAGAAGAGTATtacagaacaaacaaataaaagaggaagtcatttaaaaaaattccagATATCAAGCTACAATTTCAAGTGATTGACAGAAAAGCTAAAGAATATCAGCAAACACTCTAGATAATGCTTCTGAAAGGCTTATGCTACAAGTTTAAGCACTGGCATACTGAACACACTAACATAAAATAGTGTGCACAATTCCATGACATAATCTAAGGGGGGAAATCATTGAAACACTGAACAAAATCCTgaaacaaataagacaagaacagGAGAATTAAACTTACGCTACTAATCCTCAAGTCTTCTCTTCAGACTGTTTGTAAATAGCTTGAGCACAAAAGTTTACACGTCTACACTTGACGCAGCGACTCGACTGTCTGAGTTGTGACTGGTGGAGTAGTGCTGATACTCACACAGTGAATGGTGTGAGTCATGCATGCTGATGAGGGGGTGGGAAGATGACAGCCACTGGAGCTCTCTGTTCCTCCTCCCTTACAGCGCACTCGTTCATAATAAACACCACCCCTTCAAATGTTTTCATGGGATGCAATACAAGTGACtgtcttttctttgtttctttttcatgtGATCTTGCATGTTCAGAAAGCTAATACTTTTTACTTTGATGATGTTCCAGTTTTGGGGAATCAAGACTATAAATATGGATATCAAATAGAAAAGatataaaaagaataaacaaCAGGGGAAGCTGTGCCCCTTAAGaataataaaagtgaattaatttacaaataaattgtaacatttttggAATAACGTTTAGGATGTACAGGATGatgcataatttaatatatttttaaggtaAAGTGAAATTTTGACAATTAAGCTTAGAACAAAACTGGTGTCAGAACAGCAGACGAAactgtaaaaactgaaaaattgaaataaaaatcataacCATTTAATAAATGTGCTGAGATGGGATTTAGTGACATCTATGGCCATGAGGAAAATGAACATGCCGATCTACAGACATGTTTTCTTTGTAAAGACAAGGAAAATATTCACATTTGGTTATTTATCAGAATCATTAATCTGAAGCGCAATATTTAACTTAAGTGATTTATGATGACAGTCACATATAAAGTACTGCAATACCAAAATCACCAAGAAAGTTACAACAGAAATACAGGTGTTACAGGAAATCTGTCTGTCTTTTCAAATTTCTTTTCTGGATAAGTCTAGGCCGACTCTTAACTGATGCCATCTGAGATAAGAGCGGGAAGCGTGTGCGTTACTCAGATCAGTTCTGCCGAAATGACACCTGTGCAGGAGTGGTATAACTGGAAACCTACACCCATGTTTACAGTTGTACTATTCTTTTATCTACTCTCATTTTTCTTTCACTATCTTTGAACAAACTTAAAATGCTACATTTTGTTTTACAGCTTCGTTTTCTGCCATTTTCAGCTCGTTTCTTGTCTTCAATTCACCCCATTATAGTCATTATAGTCAGTCAATGCTGAAATTTTGCCTTGGTGGAGTTTCTCTTGGATATAATCTGAGTATGGAGGTACCACACCTGTCACGCCTCTGCGCTTTACCCTGAACGGCCGTTTCAGCATTCATTACTGTCTAACCGTATTATTACAGGTGGCATTCTTTAAAAGAGAAGATACAGTACCTGCCAAGACTGATTATCTGTCTCACCTATCCCATTCAGACTGCATGGTCTTCTGAGGAAAATATGTTCCCCTCTGAGATTTCAAGTATGtcactgaacaaaaataaaagctcataCTGTTTCTAAGCTTCATCTTATTtctcttaaaataaaaacaactcttAGATTAAAACGTGTCCCTACGTGTTTTAGATTATGAtatatgaaaaaaagtatttttaaaataaaatgtggagCTTTTAACCTCAAGTCAAACCATTCCAccatataattaaataaagctAAAGGGATAATTTCAAAACTCAGTTTTGGGTTTAAGATTTCATGCGTCTCAGTACAAGAATGTTGCACCTCACATACGTCAAGTAAGGTGCAAAATTACGACATGTAGTCTGAATCAGACACAAAGCACACAGGCAGatctctgtttgacagaaacattTACTAGCGTCAAACACATCTGTTCACCTAGTCAAAATCTCATTGTGTGTTTGCTGGCAGAGTAACACCTGTACAGTCAATGCTCCAGGACATATCTGACTTGTTCTTCACAACATGCCGGATGCTGTCGCACTACAAATCCAACATGTTTATCAGTATGTCTACATACAGCCTGTAGGTCTCAAGCTGTAAgacttaaaaacaataaaaagatgcTGAATTTGTTACCTTCTTTTAGTCGGTCACTCCAATACTgtttattagggatgcacaaaATACAGATATCATAATTGATAGCGGCCCATATTGTATATCTGTTCATACTCATTTCCTCAAATTACATTTAGATTTCCTTTGATGTTTACACTCACTTAAATTCAATCTTGAAAAATTCTTAATGTTAGGGGTGCCAATGATTAATGCCCATCTAATCaataaagccggttatctaatccgtggtaaattccctcaggtgcgtgatttcacatagagcagctgttaccacacagagccgttgttaactgacaagctgcgcaaatccacgttcattatagggctgggcgataaattgattttatcgattaactcgAATGTGTAGTTTACCTCGATTTGTTTGAATATgaaaattggttttatttttaacatcCGCCAACGCTCCACTCAGGACTCCCGTAGTTCCGAATGAGCTCAACCCTCCCTCGGCGCGTTTGCCATAGAGACATGTTgctgagtgagagagatgttcctcCCTACGAAATTAATTAGACCGCGGCAGTACAAGCACCCCCGCCAAAAAAGCAACCTGCAGCAGTGTTGCGCGACTCGCCAAGCTTTTACCTTTGTGGCTCGCATGGCAGTAGATAATACGATGATATGATCATGCAGTCAATAAagatatttcataaaaacattaaaaacaaacatggcTATAATATAAACCAGTAATAAACTCAGACCATGTCTACACCGGACACGAGTGGAGCGATCCAACAAAAGAATAGAACCCAGTGATGTTCAATACACTGGATGTGGTGTGATTCGACCCGATCCCCAGTAAACCGATGCCTCGTTCTATTTATGAAGAAATATACGGACACTACGTTTTGCCATTTGCAACTGTAGTGTggtgtcatcaagtttagacagaCTTTTGGCGCAGCGGCGCGGCACAACTCTCGCGTCCAGTTAGAcagatggaaatatagactagaaaatatatttacacttgctCTGTCCTACGTCAATTACACCGACTCACTGCGGAGTTGACAGTTTTAATCttataagtataaaaaaaaattaaaataaaaccttaaggtctttccagcattaaggtaatactgttttttttttttttatcttgtcccagttataaatttgactggtaaatgataaattattatattacaacttgttttgaacaatttctttgtcaactgaatattgattttaagtaggGGGAAATCGATTTTAAATCGTAAATCAGATTTTCTGTGAAAaaaggccatatcgcccagccctagttcattatcagcttggatttgcacagcttgtcagtaaATCACTTGTCACTAAATGCTTCAACCATGTCAAACTGCTGAATGCTCAACTATGAATAAACTGACACACTGACTGCTAAAAAACTCTGACCTGAATTTaagaagaaatgcaaacaacatctGCATAAGGTTTACAGTAACACACTATTACACCCAGTCACACAGACAaacaataaacacataaaaagttGAGGGTCATTAGAGGAGCAGTTATGCTGTGTGAGCAATGCTGAAACTCAACAGTCAGCAGTTAAGCTCAGTAAAATTCTGGAAAGCAAACATTCATGCATGGGGAATAAAACTCACCTCTTCCTAACTGAGCCACCTCTTCCAGATCTTTAGGAGTCTTTGCAGCTGCGATGGCCTCAGGCAGCTTCAGTGTGAAGGGTAGAACGTCCCTAAAGCGGACATATGAATGTTAAGAAGtgctaaaacattataaaaatgcttCAAAAGAATGTTAGAGTGACGAGACGACAAGCACTAAAAACTAAACAGCAAGAATATCCGGGCtgagagttgttgtgtgcactaatggagagagtgaaagaaagaatgagtcagactcagagagagagagagagagagagagagagagaaatagctGTAAATCAGAGCATGTGGTTGCGTTTGGCAGAGAGAGGGCTGTGTTTATCCACTGACTTTCCTGCATGGCATTGACGCAGACCTTGCGTGGATTTGTTACGTCTCGCAAACCTCTTTGTTACAGAACTCTATATGGGTGAACTCTAACTATGTAAACGGGTATAACTTTAACAGACTAACTTCAAGCAAAAGGAGGCCGCTCTAGTCAGACCTTTCCTTCCTGTTATTTTGCGTGTTGGTCTTTACACTGGAATGCAGCTCAAACAGCATCATCTGGTTTTACTTTACCACAAACATTTTGGTTTATTCTGAGAACTTCAGGAGAGTTTCTGAAAGGTGCACCCCTCCTCTTCCATTGGCTGGTCGTCTCAACTCAAATTCACTCCATTGGTTGAGTTAATATTGTTTTGCGCAGAGTCTGGAATCTATGCTTGTGTAATCCTTACTAGTTGAGTCTTCACCAGTTTAGACTTTCATCAGGATAAAGTAGGATttcttataaattattaaaaactacacCAAAAAAGCCAAAAAAGGTCACTGTCCACCCAttaataactataaaataaaactaaacaagctgtttttgcagaagtttttgttttttgtgagtgGGATCATCTTACCTGCTGATACAGCAGAAAGCCACCAGTCGAAAGAGGTCTGCAAAGCTGATCCCTGAGCCCTCCAGAGAAAAGGCTgtaataaagacacacacacacaccacagtaaGTTACACACCACAGGAATTGCTATTGGAAAAACTGAAATGACCTAACAGTCTCTCTCTAAGGGAAACGAGCCATACAGAGCCAAATTTGCACATTTAAACATCCTTCACACAAGTTGCACAGGATCTGACCCACTTAACTGCATGACTGTATTGGCAGAAAGtgacaaagacagagagaaatacAGAGAGATGGGACTGAAGCAGAGTGCATGAACTGTGTTGATGGAGATAAAACAGTGAACTGATTTCATATGAGTAGAATAAAAGCATAGCACAACTGGAGCTTGATCCATACAAGTACCTCTAGTTTCACTGGGCCTCATTTATGAAacataagaacagatttttgcgaaaaccaaaaccaaaaataaattctgtaatTGCAAACATATTACAAAAGAATATTTATGAACAATTCATGCATTCCATAAAAGTTCTGTTTCCAACCAAATaattgatacttttttcaggattctttgatgaatagaattttataaataaactgtcactttaaaatcaatttaatgcatcctcgctgattattaactttttaaataaaaaacaaaaatacatactgACCcagaacttttgaatggtagtgtatgttgtGTACTGTATATGACATTACATGTATATCATACTGATATTCAGTACCACAGGGCTCTTATAGCCATGTAACAAGAAACGTGTCTTTTTTTCTATTCCAAATAATTAGACAGGAAATGGACAGGtacaaaacaaccaaaaaactCCAAGCAAGAGGAAGTGAAAAAAGATGACGTAAATACGCACACTATAAGTGGTCTTCTAATGGAAATAAACTTAGTGTATCACTTACTATATTGGCTCTCTTTAACTGGAAAGTCCCGAACAATCAGTATGTCGCTGTCCATACGTAGGGAAATCACCTTTTTCTGCAGTTTATAACACCTCCTCACCACAAAACTCTAGATAGACCAGACACACAAATAAACTGCACTGACCATGGTAAAACATAAATAACAAAAGAACCTATTGTTGTGAAGCAAGGTGGCTTTTGTCATTACCCCAGCCGGCTGCGGTTGCAGAATACGTCTGGCTTCTTCATCGCTGAGAGACAGTAGCAACCATACAGAGTGTGTCTGCATCAGTCTGTCCAGGATACTCATGCGTCTGCGTAGAGAGTCATATCCAGAATCCCTCACTCCAGGTGTACCAGCGCAGGCAGAAGACTGAAGGAAAAGACCGCTGACCTCTCCTTCCAGACTACAGACACATACATAGAGACAGAGAAACCTTTATTTCACAACAACACAAGATCAAAACCACACTTGGATTAAAGCAGTGGTTGTCAAATGATTTTAGGTTGCAGAACCTGTAAGAATCCCAACTTCCTTCTGATAACAGCTATATAGGGAAACATTTTTGCAATTGAAATGaactgttttctgtgttaatatatcttaaaatgtaatttattattttatatccctctgtcacatgatcctacaaaaatcattctaatatgctgatgtagtactcaagaaacatttctttttattatcaaaaaaaaagttttactgattcatatttctgtgaaaatttacttttttcagaattatttgatgaatagctAGTTTAAGTTCAGTTGAAAGAAACCTTTTATACCATTTGTAAagactttactgtcatttttgttcaatttaacGCATTTAAGATTAGAAATGCATTAGAAAGAAGTTGTGTTTATGAATGCTAGAAATTATTTGTCTCATTGAACGCAGGGACATCAAATGAGGGGAAAACAATTATTAAGAGACTGAAGCTTGTTTTGGTTAAGCTGTTTTCAAACTTCTGAAAGCTGATTGTGAAACACCTGAATTTATTGTACGTCGCATGGTCTTTAAATTTCATGGAAATGCGGTATTGCAAAATAATTGAATGCCCTACGGCTCAGAAAGAAGACATGCTCCACCTCCTGGAGAACATGGGAAGTACAATAACAAACACACAATGACTCTTAAAGCTAATGCCTGCGATACTAAATACTGAATGAATGCATAAATCTGcacagattttattattattattataataaaaatacttattgtgTCCCATTTTAATGCCAAATACAGCTAACACTATGacaatttcaaaatattgcttagtttgcatttttaatcttttttttattattattgaaactgTTTGTTTCTattcaggaataaatgacattttcagtGTTGTCTCACACCTTCTAATCCCACTGTGCAATTGAGAACATATACAACaccatgtaatattgtaatattttcctcatttgtaagtcgctttggacaaaagcgtgTGCTAAATGACTatgtgtaaatgtaatataacctATTATATAACCTATTAATGCCAGTGATGACAGTGACGAAGGAAAGACTCACCCCTCTAAGATCTCTGTCTCCGGCTCTCTGGCTGGCTGAACCATCTCCTGCTTTAGCTCTGAGATCTCTGTGGAGAACGTGTCAATCAGCtgtagtcacacacacacacacacacacacacacacagagaaaacaatACAAGCGTAAAGAGCAGGAAATCTCAAGACATACTGAATGGATGCTAGTGTGTCATTGAATTTTTGTACAAATGGGAAGTGGCTGTGTCTGGAATTAGTCATCGTGAAATGATTCCCAGTAAGCCAGCATCTGCGTCCGTTTCCTTTCAACAGCTAACAGTGAGAACAATTCAGACAAAGACATCAAAGCACACTGTCTGTACATTTCGTTCGATTATTCAGATGAAACACTGAACCCTGGTCACtgtaaattaaaacacaaaatattgaaataaaaaaaaaaaaattctgtttaagGCAGGATACTAACAATTGCTGATGCTTTATTGCTAACTGCTTAAATCAGGCATGAATAATGGTGATTTTAGGTAAGTAAGGGTAAGTGCACAGTTTTGTCATTGTATATTTTTCACATATCTGTGTTTCTCCTGATGGCCAGCAGGGGGcaggttgttattttttttctctctcccttttttagttaatttatttttcttttcttttttttcttttttttaaattcactgCTTGAACTTATTATCCTGCAGAAATTCCTGTTAAGCACTACCACTCTAATGCATGAAACAATCAAGATTTCAGTGAAACCTTGACCATAAACCAGACAAGTAAAGACACGTCTAAACTTTCTGTTGCGTTTCTTTTTTATCCGAGCCAGCATTTTCCGCTTGTAGTCATGAGGTATTTCTCTAACTTCATAATCAGTCTTAGTCAGCAAACCACAATTACACACCAACTCTTGGCTCTTTTCAAAATGCAGCTTACAGCCAAGAAAAGCACTCTGTAAAGACCCGAAAGGGCTTAAGTCGCAACAAAATGCTGTAGATTATTGCTGAATGAGCTACAGACTTGCAAGGCCAAGAGTTATCAAACCAGCATAAAATAAACTGGCTCACTGCAATGGCTTGATACTGCTCATTGTGCTCCATGTGTGAGTCAGGCAAGAAATACCTCATACAGTTTTAAGCATATCATCTAAATAAAAACACtcagaaaaaacagaaaaaggcATGCATGAGCTTATCATTGAACTTGTCACCATGGCCCAAGTGTAAATATGAACATTCACTTTTTCATTTTGACTAGCAACATATACAATCAGAAAATAACACaaagaatatattatttattgtgtgtgcaTGACATGTACAgcaccgttcaaaagtttggggtgggtttgcattaaattgataaaaaataaatgcatctttgtaagcataagagacttaaaaaaccACAAACTGACCGCAAACCTTTATTAAAAGAACAccaatttttgaaaataggctcattttacaACAGTTGAGTCTTACCATTTTccaatccattcagccgatctctggcggtagcacttttagcttagcttagcatagatcattgaactTGATTATAGATCGTTAGCATCTcgttcaaaaatgaccaaagagtttctatattttctaTATGTGATTGTACAATCCCACgctgacagaaaaacagaaagtaCCTTTTCAACAGATTTATAAGAACACAGCAAATTATCCCGAGCTAATGTAAGAACGATGACAATAGAGACACCTATCATTTACACTTAACAGACACAATCCTGCTGAGACAGAAAGAGATCTGATATAAAGCTTGCATTGATGAATTCATACAGAAGCAGAGAATGACTTCAGCTTTACTGATGAGCCATCAAAAAAGGTGATTAAGCAGAATAAAAGGTGCTCTTATGCCGGCTGGACATTTGTTAGGAAATTCTGATGCCTGTGAGATACTGGGTGGTGTTCTGGAGACTGGCAAGATCAAGAACTCTTCCAAATGCTGCAGTCATCTGTGCCTCTCTTTAACCAGCCATGAGGTAAAGTCATTCTCAGCATACAAAGCAGCCAAGACACTAGGAAACTATGTGCTGACCTTTACTAACACGCTAGTTTCAGCCAAACACAGCCCTAACACTGAGAGGAGTGGTTGAAATATAAACACTCAAAGTGACAGCAGCAGTTTATTGAGTTAGCATTGAGTTATTCAATTAAAGGGACTGTTCACTCAAAAATCAACATTCTGCCAAATTACACACCCTTAAACTATCCCAAATCCTTATATTTATTCAGTGGAAAAAGGTGTTTAAAGGAACATCTTAGTCactcttttccatataattaaagtaaatgatagctgtataatatggcagtggttctcaactagcTCCCCTTTCTCCAAGATAATATTTTAAGGGCCTGCTATCTAAGCTTATATGTACCTCTGGTATTTCTAATAAACACAAATATGTATGattaatatgatttatttgatttaatatgatttctttatttgatttcattttgcacattttaatttttagttttttaatgtatattttattaatatttaaataaaaatggtctAAATTTATATGACAAGTTTGCAAGCTGTTTA
The Carassius auratus strain Wakin chromosome 38, ASM336829v1, whole genome shotgun sequence genome window above contains:
- the LOC113056941 gene encoding ras and Rab interactor 2-like isoform X1 — its product is MSTEMMMQSCLMDRSSSFFKLIDTFSTEISELKQEMVQPAREPETEILEGLEGEVSGLFLQSSACAGTPGVRDSGYDSLRRRMSILDRLMQTHSVWLLLSLSDEEARRILQPQPAGSFVVRRCYKLQKKVISLRMDSDILIVRDFPVKESQYTFSLEGSGISFADLFRLVAFCCISRDVLPFTLKLPEAIAAAKTPKDLEEVAQLGRGFWDSEVYNKRKSSVSGEIVCEISQQRLKQWSSPRVPAIPFTRTPSELECSQSNGALCFINPLFLQTHQTNPSPTKQESPPGNTDHQNREDSVFCCAKSTQNKSHTSGSRSKSERSPPPRPPPPRFASSRSAVLRKQKTMPETVCWIKTPQEKGSLLGRLGSSFSSLSPSSSPPKKLSKSFLVPSSRNKNSSGLLDADGLRCHMALDDQTIEEAVSWSLAKVSSRNSPALEIGSPADEHCLTGRERLSDISISTSSSDSLDFTHGFSLPMEASPSRTERPTGDSSLEEEDEEEDDGINLESDQEVPPPFKSKKSNGAGTFVLPRALRGQLRKMSSVLNSLMTPEKRAIRKIVEQSRDKGTYFGCLVQDYVSFLQENRGCHTSGLELLQTLRQFMTQMKSYLLQSSELNPPIESLIPEDQIDQVMEKAMHKCVLKPLKPVIEAALRDFQVSSGTWQQLKDNLVLAKAKQPQEMGVDGALPPDSVAIEKIRHKFHNMCKMYSPEKKVSQLLSVCKLIYTIMENNSGRMYGADDFLPMLTYVMAQCDMPQLDAEIEYMMELLDPTLLHGEGGYYLTSAYGAMSLIKNFQEDQAARVLSSETRNTLHQWHRRRTAQRTTPSVDDFQNYLRVALQDAGSGCTAKTLQVHPYATTEEVCQICADKFKISDPENYALFLLTDETTQQLAPDTHPQRIKAELHSRSQPQLYYFVYRQIQNLNVPSDQLYDNTSPN
- the LOC113056941 gene encoding ras and Rab interactor 2-like isoform X2; translated protein: MILQWNVLIDTFSTEISELKQEMVQPAREPETEILEGLEGEVSGLFLQSSACAGTPGVRDSGYDSLRRRMSILDRLMQTHSVWLLLSLSDEEARRILQPQPAGSFVVRRCYKLQKKVISLRMDSDILIVRDFPVKESQYTFSLEGSGISFADLFRLVAFCCISRDVLPFTLKLPEAIAAAKTPKDLEEVAQLGRGFWDSEVYNKRKSSVSGEIVCEISQQRLKQWSSPRVPAIPFTRTPSELECSQSNGALCFINPLFLQTHQTNPSPTKQESPPGNTDHQNREDSVFCCAKSTQNKSHTSGSRSKSERSPPPRPPPPRFASSRSAVLRKQKTMPETVCWIKTPQEKGSLLGRLGSSFSSLSPSSSPPKKLSKSFLVPSSRNKNSSGLLDADGLRCHMALDDQTIEEAVSWSLAKVSSRNSPALEIGSPADEHCLTGRERLSDISISTSSSDSLDFTHGFSLPMEASPSRTERPTGDSSLEEEDEEEDDGINLESDQEVPPPFKSKKSNGAGTFVLPRALRGQLRKMSSVLNSLMTPEKRAIRKIVEQSRDKGTYFGCLVQDYVSFLQENRGCHTSGLELLQTLRQFMTQMKSYLLQSSELNPPIESLIPEDQIDQVMEKAMHKCVLKPLKPVIEAALRDFQVSSGTWQQLKDNLVLAKAKQPQEMGVDGALPPDSVAIEKIRHKFHNMCKMYSPEKKVSQLLSVCKLIYTIMENNSGRMYGADDFLPMLTYVMAQCDMPQLDAEIEYMMELLDPTLLHGEGGYYLTSAYGAMSLIKNFQEDQAARVLSSETRNTLHQWHRRRTAQRTTPSVDDFQNYLRVALQDAGSGCTAKTLQVHPYATTEEVCQICADKFKISDPENYALFLLTDETTQQLAPDTHPQRIKAELHSRSQPQLYYFVYRQIQNLNVPSDQLYDNTSPN